The Bacillota bacterium genomic interval ACGTTGCCGAATACCTTTTAATCCTCGGTAGCTCAATGGTAGAGCACGCGGCTGTTAACCGTGTGGTTGTAGGTTCGAGTCCTACCCGGGGAGCCATAAGCATCGACCTTTGCGGTCGGTGCTTTTTTTATTGTGCTTCTCGAAGCCTTTGTACCCGGTAGAGCAGGATGCAACTTCGGGATGGGGTAATAATAAGTATGGTGAAGGGAAAGTATTGCTTATTCAACTACCACGTAGGGACAGGAGGTGAAAGATGTGAAGAAGCTGACGGGAGTGTTGTGGGCACTGATGATAGTATCAATAGTAGCTACCGCACTGATTTACTCCCGATTGCCGGAGGAAGTTCCCCTCCATTGGAATTGGGAGGGTGAGGTGGATCGGGTTGGCGCAAAAAGCAATGTGTGGATGACTGCTTTTCTGCCCGTCGCCATCTACTTGTTGATGCTGGTAGTCCCAAGGATTGATCCCCGCCGAGAGGCCTATCAAAAGCATCGAAGGGCTTACAAGGTTGTGATGGCGGCCACAGTCCTCTTCTTAATTGGGCTGCACTGGTTGACGATAGCTGTGGCCAGTGGGTTGCCGGTAGATGTGTCGACTATAGTTCGGATCGCCGTTGGTCTGTTGCTGATCATCATAGGATGGTATATGCCCCAAGTGCAGCACAACTATATGTTCGGAATCCGAACACCATGGACCTTGGCCAGTTCCACTGTCTGGGAAAAGACCCATAAACATGGGGGATATGCCTTTGTGGTAGCTGGGGTGATCTTTGCCGTTACCGCCCTGATTCCCAGTAAAATCGGAGCTATAATTTCCTTCGGCGTCCTAATGCTGGTGACCATCGGTATTATGGTCTATTCCTATCTTCTCTATCGTCAGGAACAGAATCGGTAGGTGCCAGGACTAAGAAAGGCATATCCTTGGCAGGCTACAAACATCAGCATCGGGTGGGTTATACCGATGCTCTTTTTACGATTAAACCAGGAAGTAGCAGAAGCGCAGACAAGAATTGAGGAAATTCCTTAGCGGTGCTAGTAGGTGATGGAGTGAGGCGGTTGGGTATCAATAGGCGGATGATCCTAGCGGTGTTCTTGGTTTGTATGGTAGTGGGAGTTGGACTGGGAGCCTGGGATGCCATCAAGAGATCGGGCTCAGGCGGCTTAGTAACTCCTTTTCCTCCCGATATGGCAGGTCCGGTGCAGGAGCTAATGGCGGAAATGACTGTTGAGGAAAAGGTTGGTCAGCTAATGGCCATCGGGATCGGTGGTCGGGAATTTGATGAAGCCACCCGCCGTATTCTCTCCCAGATCCGTCCCGGCGGAATAACCTTATTCTCACGGAACATATCCGATTCCCAACAGGTGACGGACCTAATTCAGCAATTGCAGAGGGAGTCTGACATTCCCCTATTCATCTCTGTGGACCAAGAGGGTGGCAGGGTTTCGAGGCTGCAGTTCGATGGAGTAGTCATGCCCAGCCAGATGGCAGTGGGCGCCACTCGCTCCCCGGAGCTTTCCTATGAGGTGGGCGGTGCCGTGGGCGCACATCTGCGCAGCCTGGGGATCAATATGAACTTTGCGCCGGTAATGGATGTTAACAACAACCCTCGAAATCCTGTAATTGGAGATCGCTCCTACGGCGATACTCCTAGCTTAGTTGCTGAGTTGGGAACCCAGTACATAAGGGGATTGCAGTCTGCCGATGTGTTGGCAGTGGCGAAGCACTTTCCCGGTCATGGCGACACCACCGTTGATTCCCATATAGGGTTACCTAGTGTTCCCTTTGACCGAGAACGACTGGATACCGTCGAACTGGTGCCCTTCAAAGCCGCTGCGGAAACCGATATTGGGGGGATCATGTCGGCCCATATCGTCTTTTCTGCCCTGGATTCCAGCCGTGTCCCGGCAACGGTCTCTCGGCCCATCCTTACGGGAATCCTGCGAGAGGAATGGGGATACGATGGTTTGATTGTCACCGACGATCTGGAAATGAAGGCAGTGTCGGAGCGATATGGGGCCATGGCTGGGGTGAAAGCAGTTGAGGCTGGCGCCGATCTGATCCTGGTCTGTCACACTCCTAGCTTCCAGACCCAGGTGTATGAACAACTCCTGGCTGCTGTTAGGGAAGGGCGCATTAGTCAGACGCGACTGAACCAGTCAGTGGAAAGGATCCTTCGGGCGAAGGAACGGGTGGGATTGTTGGCAGAGTCTGGATTTAGCCCAGGGAATGAAGCCCAACAGAAACGTACCTGGCACCAGGTGCAGGCAGTGGCCCAGAAGGTGGCCGATCATAGTGTAACGGTGGCCAAGGA includes:
- a CDS encoding DUF1648 domain-containing protein; translation: MKKLTGVLWALMIVSIVATALIYSRLPEEVPLHWNWEGEVDRVGAKSNVWMTAFLPVAIYLLMLVVPRIDPRREAYQKHRRAYKVVMAATVLFLIGLHWLTIAVASGLPVDVSTIVRIAVGLLLIIIGWYMPQVQHNYMFGIRTPWTLASSTVWEKTHKHGGYAFVVAGVIFAVTALIPSKIGAIISFGVLMLVTIGIMVYSYLLYRQEQNR
- the nagZ gene encoding beta-N-acetylhexosaminidase is translated as MGINRRMILAVFLVCMVVGVGLGAWDAIKRSGSGGLVTPFPPDMAGPVQELMAEMTVEEKVGQLMAIGIGGREFDEATRRILSQIRPGGITLFSRNISDSQQVTDLIQQLQRESDIPLFISVDQEGGRVSRLQFDGVVMPSQMAVGATRSPELSYEVGGAVGAHLRSLGINMNFAPVMDVNNNPRNPVIGDRSYGDTPSLVAELGTQYIRGLQSADVLAVAKHFPGHGDTTVDSHIGLPSVPFDRERLDTVELVPFKAAAETDIGGIMSAHIVFSALDSSRVPATVSRPILTGILREEWGYDGLIVTDDLEMKAVSERYGAMAGVKAVEAGADLILVCHTPSFQTQVYEQLLAAVREGRISQTRLNQSVERILRAKERVGLLAESGFSPGNEAQQKRTWHQVQAVAQKVADHSVTVAKDEAGLIPLQRGQRVLVISPRRNPPFDPSQLGSRLRQYSQQLGTQMTITPQVIDETVAISTLLGQAKACDVVVLVTDNAIGSRYQTQLYQSLRDAGVPLILVATGAPYDGNYLWGLKTFIAMYTPTAEAVDATARILLGEAPARGKLPVSLEFP